Proteins encoded in a region of the Halioglobus maricola genome:
- a CDS encoding DUF3299 domain-containing protein, which produces MHLHSIRLFFLLCLTLPCIAFGAEDPATAYRVLEWPELVPQGWEPPLVATAHDEVEQRGIDPKAQVTSLDQQLVSIPGYMKPIVFDEQLVSEFLLVPYLPHQIKQHSHLEANQKIYIKLLEPLEVENPLAPLWVVGTMTLHSTFTDEGHAAYGIHDAITAEYTY; this is translated from the coding sequence ATGCACTTACATTCCATCCGGTTATTCTTCCTGCTGTGCCTGACTCTGCCCTGTATCGCTTTCGGAGCCGAGGATCCCGCCACCGCATATCGCGTGCTGGAATGGCCAGAGCTGGTGCCACAAGGCTGGGAACCTCCTCTGGTGGCCACAGCACACGACGAAGTCGAGCAGCGCGGTATCGACCCCAAAGCCCAGGTCACCAGTCTCGACCAACAGCTGGTCTCCATCCCCGGCTACATGAAACCTATCGTGTTCGACGAGCAGCTCGTATCAGAATTCTTGCTGGTGCCCTATCTACCCCACCAGATCAAACAGCACTCACATCTCGAGGCCAATCAGAAAATCTACATCAAACTATTGGAACCTCTCGAAGTGGAGAACCCACTCGCCCCACTCTGGGTCGTTGGCACCATGACGCTCCATTCGACCTTCACCGACGAAGGCCATGCCGCGTACGGCATCCACGATGCGATAACGGCAGAATACACTTACTAG
- a CDS encoding helix-turn-helix domain-containing protein yields the protein MTGGELLVSETYDLYESFSEAVRGWSLDFRQLSRHQGSFFLEQLMGHSLFFSRAYLPSSFHQRGASTPGCRTVSMLVSGSPAAGWRWCGETVSHNSLLVMPVSGEFESFSTPGLDTLHIAVPIAMLEDVAATQFQQPLHELMPEGRCFCPNGGPAMFQLRQTLDRILGIIRSPSAPMQAGELAAREYELACLILSCLAAGGTGTPGSRRGKRMKVLDTSLAYIAAADYDEINVAGLVRQAGVSRRTLENAFQDGLGISPASYLKAIKLNTFSRRLLEADRAEATVATVAREVGFAHLGQLAADYYEMFGERPLATLRRSSGRAQKV from the coding sequence ATGACCGGTGGCGAGTTGCTGGTGAGTGAGACGTACGACTTATACGAGTCGTTCTCCGAGGCTGTGCGCGGTTGGAGCCTGGATTTTCGCCAGCTGAGTCGCCACCAGGGGAGTTTCTTTCTCGAGCAATTGATGGGGCACTCGCTCTTTTTTAGCAGGGCTTACCTGCCCTCCAGCTTTCACCAGCGCGGCGCTTCCACGCCGGGCTGTCGCACAGTTTCCATGCTGGTCTCTGGCTCGCCAGCCGCAGGGTGGCGTTGGTGTGGAGAAACCGTATCCCATAACAGCCTGCTGGTGATGCCGGTGAGCGGGGAATTCGAATCCTTTTCGACGCCCGGTCTGGATACACTCCATATCGCAGTGCCCATTGCGATGTTGGAAGATGTTGCTGCCACCCAGTTTCAACAACCGCTGCACGAACTTATGCCCGAGGGGCGTTGCTTTTGCCCCAACGGTGGACCGGCCATGTTCCAGTTGCGACAGACCCTTGATCGCATACTGGGAATTATTCGTTCGCCCAGTGCCCCGATGCAGGCGGGAGAGTTGGCGGCACGCGAGTATGAGTTGGCCTGTTTGATACTGTCCTGTCTCGCAGCGGGTGGAACAGGCACACCCGGTTCGCGCCGGGGCAAACGGATGAAGGTGCTGGACACCTCCCTAGCTTACATTGCAGCAGCTGATTACGACGAAATCAATGTCGCCGGATTGGTCAGGCAGGCGGGCGTCTCGCGGCGAACCCTGGAGAATGCCTTTCAGGATGGCCTGGGGATTAGTCCTGCGAGCTACCTGAAAGCGATCAAACTCAATACCTTCAGCCGCCGCTTGCTCGAAGCGGACCGGGCTGAGGCGACGGTTGCGACGGTGGCGAGGGAGGTGGGCTTTGCCCACCTTGGGCAATTGGCGGCGGACTACTACGAAATGTTTGGCGAGCGGCCTCTGGCGACCCTGCGGCGTTCATCAGGGCGGGCGCAGAAGGTGTGA
- a CDS encoding NnrU family protein: MTLLTLGILLWAAVHFIPSLAQPVKQSLVGKLGENGYKGVFSLLMFTALALIIFGWRSVEEPTYYWFLPMWSRHLGMGLVLVAFILMGAAQAPTRLKQYVRHPQLTGVALWAAAHLLMNGDSRSVVLFGGLGLWAIIEMIAINRREGPWVKPEIPSLGRELGFLAISLAVFVAVALAHPWIAGVALF, from the coding sequence ATGACACTTCTCACACTGGGCATCCTGCTCTGGGCCGCTGTACATTTTATCCCCTCGCTGGCGCAGCCAGTGAAGCAATCCCTCGTTGGCAAGCTGGGAGAAAATGGCTACAAAGGCGTTTTCTCACTGCTGATGTTCACAGCACTGGCCCTCATCATCTTTGGCTGGCGCAGTGTAGAGGAACCGACCTACTACTGGTTCCTGCCAATGTGGAGCCGCCACCTTGGCATGGGTCTGGTTCTGGTGGCCTTTATCCTGATGGGTGCCGCCCAGGCCCCGACCCGGCTCAAACAGTATGTTCGCCACCCGCAACTAACTGGTGTCGCATTGTGGGCGGCAGCCCATTTGCTGATGAACGGCGACAGCCGCTCAGTGGTGTTATTTGGCGGACTCGGCCTATGGGCAATCATCGAGATGATCGCGATTAATCGAAGAGAAGGCCCCTGGGTTAAACCCGAGATACCCAGCCTGGGAAGAGAACTGGGCTTTCTCGCCATCAGCCTGGCGGTTTTCGTTGCCGTGGCATTGGCCCACCCATGGATTGCCGGGGTGGCGCTATTCTAG
- a CDS encoding SulP family inorganic anion transporter — MFEFHPSKVATVKNDVLSGLTVALALVPEAVAFAFVAGVEPLVGLYAAFMVGLITACIGGRPGMISGATGALAVVMVALVADHGVEYLFATVVLMGVLQITAGALRLGKFIRMVPHPVMLGFVNGLAIVIFLAQLGQFGTPGEPGWLHGTFMEGSIVDVAWLEGQQMYMLLGLVALTMAIIHFLPKLTTAIPSSLAAIVVVSLLVVGLSLDTKVVGDIASIKGGLPSFHIPSVPLNWETFMIILPYSVILAAIGLIESLLTLRLVDEITETRGRGNKECVGQGVANVATGFFGGMGGCAMIGQSMINVNSGGRGRLSGISAALFLLMFILVASSLIEQIPLAALIGVMFIVVIGTFEWSSFRVLRKVPKSDAMVLVLVSGVTVATDLAVAVVVGVIVSALVFAWEHAKQIQVHAQEDHKGSTVYAVSGPLFFGSVTIFLEQFDPAAANEDVIIDFAESRVCDHSGLEAIDTLAERYLNAGKTLHLVHLSGECKQLLKKAGSLVEVNVIEDPKYFVAEDVLA, encoded by the coding sequence ATGTTTGAATTTCATCCCAGCAAAGTAGCGACCGTCAAAAATGACGTACTGTCCGGTCTGACCGTGGCCCTGGCCCTGGTGCCAGAAGCCGTGGCGTTTGCCTTCGTCGCGGGCGTAGAGCCTCTGGTGGGCCTCTATGCTGCATTCATGGTCGGCTTGATTACCGCCTGCATCGGCGGCCGTCCCGGCATGATCTCCGGCGCTACCGGCGCCCTGGCGGTCGTGATGGTGGCGCTGGTCGCCGATCATGGCGTCGAATACCTGTTTGCCACTGTCGTTTTGATGGGCGTGTTGCAGATTACCGCCGGTGCGCTGCGCCTTGGCAAGTTTATCCGCATGGTGCCGCACCCCGTGATGTTGGGCTTTGTGAATGGCCTGGCTATTGTGATTTTTCTCGCCCAGTTGGGGCAGTTCGGTACGCCTGGCGAACCCGGTTGGCTGCACGGCACCTTTATGGAAGGTTCCATTGTTGATGTGGCCTGGTTGGAAGGGCAGCAGATGTACATGTTGCTGGGCCTGGTGGCCCTGACCATGGCGATTATCCATTTCCTGCCCAAGCTGACCACGGCTATTCCCTCGTCTCTGGCAGCGATCGTGGTGGTGAGCCTGTTGGTCGTTGGTTTGAGCCTGGACACCAAAGTGGTCGGTGACATCGCCTCGATCAAAGGTGGCCTCCCCAGTTTCCATATCCCCTCGGTTCCCTTGAACTGGGAAACGTTCATGATCATCCTGCCTTATTCGGTGATTCTTGCGGCCATTGGCTTGATAGAGTCATTGCTGACTCTGCGCCTGGTCGATGAGATTACCGAGACACGCGGTCGCGGTAATAAGGAGTGTGTTGGTCAGGGTGTGGCGAATGTTGCGACGGGCTTCTTCGGCGGCATGGGTGGTTGTGCCATGATCGGTCAGAGCATGATCAATGTGAACTCTGGTGGCCGTGGGCGCTTGTCCGGTATCTCGGCTGCGCTGTTCTTGCTCATGTTTATTCTGGTAGCTTCGTCGTTGATTGAACAGATCCCCCTCGCGGCACTGATCGGTGTGATGTTCATCGTGGTGATTGGCACATTCGAGTGGTCAAGCTTCCGGGTGCTGCGTAAGGTGCCCAAGTCTGACGCCATGGTGCTTGTTCTGGTGTCGGGTGTGACGGTTGCCACCGACCTTGCTGTTGCTGTAGTCGTCGGTGTCATAGTGTCCGCGCTGGTGTTTGCCTGGGAACATGCCAAGCAGATTCAGGTGCATGCGCAGGAAGACCACAAGGGTTCAACGGTGTATGCCGTTAGTGGTCCACTGTTCTTTGGTTCGGTGACTATTTTTCTGGAGCAGTTCGATCCCGCGGCAGCAAATGAAGATGTGATCATCGATTTCGCCGAATCTCGTGTTTGCGATCACTCCGGCCTCGAGGCGATTGATACCCTGGCTGAGCGCTATCTCAACGCCGGCAAGACGCTGCACCTGGTGCACTTGTCAGGCGAGTGCAAGCAGTTGCTGAAAAAGGCGGGTAGTCTCGTTGAAGTCAACGTGATCGAAGACCCCAAATATTTTGTGGCCGAGGACGTCCTGGCCTGA
- the gntH gene encoding guanitoxin biosynthesis MBL fold metallo-hydrolase GntH, which yields MINKLRTAIATLLVAVSASSFAAPPEVQTPSDPEDIKKALTGGVPGGRWKEGLLFEGISPHPWLTSAANWFPGTEEIQPHEMRIIFMGTSPTIRPGQMNTSIYVELGNGDNFIFDIGEGAVANYNAARLALNQLKNIFITHLHVDHYGSLPYVWMFGTWAGGWHENLVVHGPSGRTPEFGTKAMVEGMKQMTAWHRDAFSVFPVGKGWDIQVNEFDFRDNGGTVYEKNGVKVIHWQRSHAKDGASAYRLDWQISEDESLCFVWTGDGRPSELDIKYAKGCDVYVTELQQEVVEINSGVQGVPPFLARYTIDTHHTPAYAVGYLGSKIKPRMLMTTHMTFDPWLNEETVAEVRHHWDGPYHFGAPDGIVVNVTTDQIWVREGILPEFPNQRAPQFDFTNGQLVVPMPPHDRSKIQEPFVREQQIDPKKYYPKGYTPELLKVWPVEEDLVVPVEVLPANLKASMGDHWRHTQKNRKALEERNK from the coding sequence ATGATCAACAAACTGCGCACCGCAATAGCCACCTTACTGGTGGCGGTTTCCGCGTCCAGCTTCGCGGCGCCGCCCGAAGTACAGACTCCGTCCGATCCTGAGGACATCAAGAAGGCCCTGACCGGGGGGGTTCCCGGCGGCCGCTGGAAAGAAGGCTTGCTGTTTGAGGGCATCAGCCCTCACCCCTGGCTTACCAGCGCTGCGAACTGGTTCCCGGGCACCGAGGAAATACAACCTCATGAAATGCGTATCATCTTCATGGGTACCTCCCCTACGATTCGCCCCGGACAGATGAATACCTCCATCTATGTGGAGCTAGGGAATGGCGACAACTTTATCTTCGACATTGGCGAGGGTGCGGTAGCCAACTACAACGCGGCCCGTCTAGCCCTGAACCAGCTGAAGAACATCTTCATCACCCACCTGCATGTCGACCACTACGGTTCACTGCCCTACGTATGGATGTTTGGCACCTGGGCCGGCGGCTGGCATGAAAACCTCGTGGTACACGGACCCTCTGGCCGCACCCCGGAATTCGGCACCAAGGCCATGGTAGAAGGCATGAAGCAGATGACCGCCTGGCACCGCGACGCCTTCAGCGTATTCCCGGTCGGCAAGGGCTGGGATATTCAGGTCAACGAGTTCGACTTCCGCGACAATGGCGGCACCGTCTACGAAAAGAACGGCGTCAAAGTCATCCACTGGCAGCGCTCCCACGCCAAGGACGGTGCGTCTGCGTACCGCCTGGACTGGCAGATCAGCGAAGACGAATCTCTGTGTTTTGTGTGGACCGGCGACGGCCGCCCCAGCGAGCTTGACATCAAGTACGCCAAAGGCTGCGACGTCTACGTCACCGAACTGCAGCAGGAAGTCGTGGAAATCAACTCCGGCGTACAGGGCGTACCTCCCTTCCTGGCTCGCTATACCATCGACACCCACCACACGCCGGCATACGCCGTGGGCTATTTGGGCAGCAAGATTAAACCCAGGATGCTCATGACTACCCACATGACGTTCGACCCCTGGCTAAACGAGGAGACAGTGGCGGAAGTGCGTCACCACTGGGACGGACCCTACCACTTCGGTGCCCCTGACGGCATTGTAGTGAACGTCACCACAGACCAGATCTGGGTGCGCGAGGGTATCCTCCCGGAGTTCCCGAATCAGCGCGCGCCACAGTTTGATTTCACTAATGGCCAACTGGTTGTTCCCATGCCCCCGCATGATCGCAGCAAGATCCAGGAGCCCTTCGTGCGCGAGCAACAGATAGATCCGAAGAAGTACTACCCGAAAGGCTACACACCTGAATTACTTAAAGTGTGGCCCGTTGAGGAAGATCTGGTAGTACCGGTAGAAGTACTGCCCGCCAATCTGAAAGCGAGCATGGGCGACCACTGGCGTCACACCCAGAAAAACCGCAAGGCGCTTGAAGAGAGAAACAAGTAG